In one window of Nodosilinea sp. PGN35 DNA:
- the metX gene encoding homoserine O-acetyltransferase has product MSYLHLVSPHTQIYHLPAPLELELGGILPQVQVAYRTWGELNRQGDNAVLVCHALTGTADVDDWWAPLLGPGRSLDPSQDFIVCSNILGSCYGTTGPTSLNPETGRPYGANFPAITVRDMVHVQAKLLGGLGIKSLRLVIGGSLGGMQVLEWGVQYPDRVESLAVIAASGRHSPWCIGLSEAQRQAIYTDPRWQGGHYSPDDPPAQGLAVARMIAMSTYRSWASFHQRFGRNLQSSNVSPVGQTHGSTPHPTTHPPIHPPPPTPHSPLPTPYAITHYLHRHGQKLVDRFDANTYITLTHAMDSHEVGGDSGTDTRSESVPERFANRPNADPHQRYPSTLQSIPHPALVVAIDSDILYPPAEQQELADLIPQAELVWLRSPHGHDAFLIDMDTLNCQVATFRQRRVLVNR; this is encoded by the coding sequence ATGTCCTACCTCCACCTCGTCTCGCCCCACACCCAGATCTACCACTTGCCTGCGCCTCTGGAGCTAGAGCTGGGCGGCATCCTTCCCCAGGTGCAGGTGGCCTATCGCACCTGGGGCGAGTTGAACCGCCAGGGCGACAATGCCGTTCTGGTCTGCCACGCCCTGACGGGCACCGCCGATGTGGATGACTGGTGGGCACCGCTGCTGGGGCCGGGACGCAGCCTCGACCCCAGCCAGGACTTCATTGTGTGCAGCAATATCCTCGGCAGTTGCTACGGCACCACCGGGCCGACCAGCCTGAATCCAGAGACCGGGCGGCCCTACGGGGCAAACTTTCCCGCCATCACCGTGCGCGATATGGTGCATGTCCAGGCCAAGCTGCTGGGCGGGCTGGGCATCAAATCGCTTCGCCTGGTGATTGGTGGTTCCCTCGGCGGCATGCAGGTGCTGGAGTGGGGGGTGCAATACCCAGACCGGGTGGAAAGCCTCGCCGTCATCGCCGCCTCCGGTCGCCATTCCCCCTGGTGCATTGGCCTCAGCGAAGCTCAGCGCCAGGCCATCTACACCGATCCCCGCTGGCAGGGCGGCCACTACTCCCCCGACGACCCGCCCGCCCAGGGCCTCGCCGTCGCCCGCATGATCGCCATGAGCACCTACCGCTCCTGGGCCAGCTTCCACCAGCGCTTTGGCCGCAACCTCCAATCATCTAACGTGTCCCCGGTAGGGCAGACACACGGGTCTACCCCTCACCCCACCACCCATCCACCCATCCACCCCCCACCCCCTACCCCCCACTCCCCTCTCCCCACCCCCTACGCCATCACCCACTACCTCCACCGCCACGGCCAAAAGCTCGTCGATCGCTTCGACGCCAACACCTACATCACCCTCACCCACGCCATGGACAGCCACGAGGTCGGAGGCGATTCCGGGACGGATACTCGTTCCGAGTCGGTTCCCGAACGCTTCGCGAATCGCCCGAATGCAGACCCCCACCAGCGCTACCCATCAACCCTGCAAAGCATCCCCCACCCCGCTCTAGTGGTGGCAATTGATTCCGACATTCTGTACCCCCCCGCTGAGCAGCAAGAGTTGGCGGATCTCATTCCCCAGGCCGAGCTGGTCTGGCTGCGATCGCCCCACGGCCACGACGCCTTTTTAATCGATATGGACACCCTCAATTGTCAGGTCGCCACCTTTCGCCAACGGCGCGTGCTGGTCAATCGATAG
- a CDS encoding DUF3782 domain-containing protein, producing the protein MTTTADDVWRLLGELVAAQQETERRFQETERRFQETERRFQDTDRLLREQSQETERKIRATVEENRQINRQLSQQIGNLGGKWGLFVENMVAPACETLFLERGIPVHQVSQRVRKRENGDTLEIDVLVLNQEHVLAVEVKSTLSVDDVKDFVDKLGRFRDFFPEHGQRQLYGAVAGIGIDPGADRYAYRQGLFVLVQSGETVVILNDPQFQPRTW; encoded by the coding sequence ATGACTACCACCGCAGATGATGTTTGGCGCTTATTAGGCGAGTTGGTAGCCGCCCAGCAGGAAACCGAGCGTCGCTTTCAAGAAACTGAGCGCCGCTTTCAAGAAACTGAGCGCCGCTTTCAGGACACCGATCGGCTGTTGCGGGAGCAATCCCAGGAAACCGAGCGCAAAATTCGGGCGACGGTGGAGGAAAATCGCCAGATTAACCGCCAGCTGAGCCAGCAGATCGGCAATCTGGGCGGTAAGTGGGGCCTATTTGTTGAAAACATGGTGGCTCCAGCCTGCGAGACCCTTTTTCTGGAGCGCGGCATTCCTGTTCACCAGGTGAGCCAGCGGGTGAGAAAACGCGAGAACGGCGACACCCTGGAGATCGATGTGCTGGTGTTGAACCAGGAGCATGTGCTGGCGGTGGAGGTCAAGAGCACCCTGAGCGTGGACGATGTGAAGGACTTCGTGGACAAGTTGGGCCGATTTCGCGACTTTTTCCCGGAGCACGGCCAGCGACAGCTCTATGGGGCTGTGGCGGGCATCGGTATCGATCCGGGGGCGGATCGCTATGCCTACCGCCAGGGGCTGTTTGTGCTGGTTCAGTCCGGAGAGACGGTGGTGATTCTCAACGACCCGCAGTTTCAGCCGCGCACGTGGTGA